DNA from Verrucomicrobiaceae bacterium:
AACTAAGCGCAGCTCAAAGTCCACCGGCACCTCAGACTGTATGCGTTGGATAGCTTTACATAGAAGATCATGACCTTTGTTATACAGATAACCGGCCACATAAAGCAAGCGACAAGGCCCCTCCCTTCTTGGTAAAGCAGGGCGAAAGGAAAACTCGTGGGTGTCGATCGAATGCGGGGCGAAGTGAACAGGGCGATGACGTGCGCCGTGTGGTGTGAGCGCAGCAGGCGCCATAGCGACCTGCGCGTCGGTGAAGTGGGCAAAAAGTCGGTGCTGAAGCCGCGTGTGAAATGGAATCTGTTTTTGCAAAGGCGGGTGCACGCCTAAATCGCTAAAGACTATGACCGGAACGCCATGCTTTTTGGCCCAAAACATCGGCATGAGCATCTGCTGCGGATACTCCATGGTGCATAACACGGTGGGTCTCCAGGCGGCCAATTCTGCGAGGGAGCGAGGAAATTCACGATACTCCACCCTACCGTTCGTGGCTTTGAGAGCGGGCCAGTCCACCTCCCATAGCTCGCTACCCAGCGGGCATGCGATCACGCGAACTTCTGGTGGTAATGCAGCAGCAAAATGCTCGGTGAAGTTATACCGGTAACGCGCGAGTCCTTTGGAGAGGAGCACGATGGTAGGTTGTTCTGGCATGAGGGGGAGCCTTAGTCAGCCTTTTCCATAAAGGCGTAGCAGAGCATGTGCAGGATGGTCATCTGCACGTCCTCCACGCGGCCATAGTGCGTGTCCTCGACACGGATCACGTGCGTAGCGACTTCGCTGGCTGCACCACCTTTACCTCCGACGAGAGCGATGGTGGTTAGTCCACGCTCGGCAGCCATGCGCAGCGCTTTGACGACGTTGGGTGAATTTCCGCTCACGGAGATGGCGAGGGCGATGTCGCCCTGGGCGGCGAAGTTGTCGAGTTGACGGGAAAATGTGTCCTCATAGGCGTAGTCGTTGCCGATGGCGGTCATCCAACTGACGTTGTCGTTGAGTGAGAGGACGCGGAAGCGCTTGCCGAGTGCGTCAGAGGCACCTTTTCCTAAGTCGGTGACAAAATGGGACGCATTCGCAGCACTGCCGCCATTGCCAAAGACGAAGATTTGACGCTTCTCATCTAAAGCAGTGCGCAACAGGGCGATGAGCCGGGTGACGGCCGCTGGATTGAGCGCGTTAAGCGCCTGCACATGTTTTTGGACATATTCCTGTACCCATAACTCGGGTGGGGTGTGAGCGTTCATAATAGGGTGGGGACAAACTAACTGGAAAGCATGCATGCGCGCGCAAAAAACGGTGTGCGGTGATTGCCTTTTCCGCCGTCGGCAATGTGCTGAAAGCCGAAGGCCTTGAAACGGTTCGTGACGATCTCGTTTTGTTGCTCCGTGCCGTGTAGCTCGATCACGAATGCCTGAAAACGATCAAGCTCCGCGTCAGGGAGTGCGGCGAGGGTCTCATACTCGCTGCCTTCGATATCCATTTTACACAGATCGACGGTGGTTCCGGCAGGTAATTGAGCGAGGAGCTTGGAAAGGGTGATCGCTGTGACTTCTTCCGTCTTACCGCTATGGCCGGAGACACCGGAGACGCCCGAGCCGACGCTGGTGGTGCTTTGTACAAAGGTCAGAGTGCCTTCACTGCCGCTGACGGCGGCGTGCAAGATCTGAGCACGCTTCGCGAGCGCGGCCCCCAGATTGAATTGCAAGCGGGGCAGCACACTAGAGTCACCCTCGACGACAAGAATCCGTTCCAACTGCGGGAAGGTGGCGTCGGCCAGGATGGAAAAGCTGCCGATATTGGCCCCCAGGTCCAGGATCGTGCGGACGGCCTCAGGTTTCATTAGGCGTAGGAACTGCCGATACTCATCGGTTGCAAGAACGGCATGAATGCCACCTGCTGTTTCCGCACGTTGTCCATCCACCAGGAGTCTCCGGCCACGCCAGTTGTAGGTCAGCAAACTACGTGGAAAG
Protein-coding regions in this window:
- a CDS encoding glycosyltransferase family 4 protein, which encodes MPEQPTIVLLSKGLARYRYNFTEHFAAALPPEVRVIACPLGSELWEVDWPALKATNGRVEYREFPRSLAELAAWRPTVLCTMEYPQQMLMPMFWAKKHGVPVIVFSDLGVHPPLQKQIPFHTRLQHRLFAHFTDAQVAMAPAALTPHGARHRPVHFAPHSIDTHEFSFRPALPRREGPCRLLYVAGYLYNKGHDLLCKAIQRIQSEVPVDFELRLVGYASSDWVSSVVQEHGLTSNTVITGIKKGLELVQEFQNADLFVFPTRGDTYGVVAQEAAATGLPLLISQFAGASYNLVQEGKNGHIFNPYDVESFARTLGSLMKTPARWGPMGAASRSIAEKFCVRQTSASTAHWILGQWLSGQSQHKYESAN
- a CDS encoding SIS domain-containing protein; the encoded protein is MNAHTPPELWVQEYVQKHVQALNALNPAAVTRLIALLRTALDEKRQIFVFGNGGSAANASHFVTDLGKGASDALGKRFRVLSLNDNVSWMTAIGNDYAYEDTFSRQLDNFAAQGDIALAISVSGNSPNVVKALRMAAERGLTTIALVGGKGGAASEVATHVIRVEDTHYGRVEDVQMTILHMLCYAFMEKAD
- a CDS encoding FkbM family methyltransferase — protein: MIDIAYKLQSLRKLFQFDNPWQLLLNHILFPRSLLTYNWRGRRLLVDGQRAETAGGIHAVLATDEYRQFLRLMKPEAVRTILDLGANIGSFSILADATFPQLERILVVEGDSSVLPRLQFNLGAALAKRAQILHAAVSGSEGTLTFVQSTTSVGSGVSGVSGHSGKTEEVTAITLSKLLAQLPAGTTVDLCKMDIEGSEYETLAALPDAELDRFQAFVIELHGTEQQNEIVTNRFKAFGFQHIADGGKGNHRTPFFARACMLSS